A genomic window from Methanobrevibacter sp. includes:
- a CDS encoding Coenzyme F420 hydrogenase/dehydrogenase, beta subunit C-terminal domain: protein MSERRIAMVGTPCEIMAASKIQHYTDSPIDVKLGLFCMENFSYRYFGNLLKEYDLKMDDIEKFQIEKGFVFLLLKTKDTVKIPLFEAKRVLRKNCNICVELTSETSDISIGSIGSDEGWSTVIVRTKKGEEIVDGAIKQKFIKAKDLTESQFKLLTRIAESKISKNLETIEEREYFARPVLYQRQRSDDSISKEISESQFMDLKSNVVDVGACVLCGACEYVCPDDLITIDDTKPRMKGECRSDCHACFEVCPRTFIPEKLRNDNSKAIGDYIKVLSVKSIKHTQGQDGSIVTTLLDYLLTNDIVTDALIVDKEDHIAWKPYAKITSDIDEVVRSGGTKYSVCPVFKPLKKLEEVN, encoded by the coding sequence ATGAGTGAACGAAGAATTGCTATGGTTGGAACACCATGTGAAATTATGGCAGCATCCAAAATACAGCATTATACCGATAGCCCTATTGATGTTAAATTAGGGCTTTTCTGTATGGAGAACTTCTCATACAGATACTTTGGAAATCTCCTTAAGGAGTATGATTTGAAAATGGATGATATTGAGAAATTCCAAATCGAAAAGGGATTCGTATTCTTATTGCTTAAAACTAAAGATACAGTTAAAATACCATTATTTGAAGCTAAAAGGGTTCTCAGGAAAAACTGCAATATATGTGTTGAGCTGACATCTGAGACATCAGACATTTCAATCGGTTCCATAGGTTCAGATGAGGGATGGTCAACAGTGATTGTAAGAACCAAAAAAGGTGAAGAAATAGTTGATGGAGCAATAAAACAGAAATTCATCAAAGCAAAAGACCTGACAGAATCACAGTTCAAGCTACTGACCAGAATCGCTGAGTCAAAAATTAGCAAAAACCTTGAAACCATTGAGGAAAGGGAATACTTTGCAAGACCGGTATTGTATCAAAGGCAAAGGTCTGATGATTCAATTTCAAAAGAAATTTCAGAGTCCCAGTTCATGGATTTGAAATCCAATGTCGTTGATGTTGGAGCATGCGTTCTTTGCGGTGCATGCGAATATGTTTGTCCTGATGATTTGATAACAATTGATGATACAAAACCTAGAATGAAAGGTGAATGTCGCAGTGACTGTCATGCCTGCTTTGAGGTCTGTCCAAGAACTTTCATACCTGAAAAGTTAAGAAACGACAATTCAAAAGCAATTGGTGATTACATTAAGGTATTGTCCGTCAAATCCATAAAGCACACTCAGGGTCAGGACGGATCAATAGTCACAACATTGCTTGATTACTTATTAACCAATGATATTGTAACTGATGCGCTCATAGTCGATAAGGAAGACCACATTGCATGGAAGCCTTATGCAAAAATCACAAGTGACATCGATGAGGTAGTAAGGTCCGGTGGAACAAAATATTCAGTCTGTCCGGTATTCAAGCCATTGAAAAAATTGGAGGAGGTGAATTAG
- a CDS encoding tributyrin esterase yields MKEYVIDAKDMDVKELNRMVKEQAIYHDKLIINNPESAHNICAGLTEDVDIEINGSAGYFVGTMVNGPKIHINGNAGWFAGDNMTKGELVIEGTAGDGAGQGIYGGTVIVKGSVGSRTGEIMKGGTVIIGGNSGYMTGLLMMGGRLIILGDVTDDVGESIMRGTIYVLGDVKSLGKNAVMEKTTLEDQNELKEILERYGFELTDIDYTNFKKIVNIQ; encoded by the coding sequence ATGAAAGAGTATGTTATTGATGCAAAGGATATGGACGTGAAGGAATTAAATCGTATGGTAAAGGAACAGGCCATATATCATGATAAGCTCATAATCAACAATCCCGAATCAGCCCACAACATCTGTGCCGGTTTAACCGAAGATGTTGACATTGAAATCAACGGTTCTGCAGGTTATTTTGTTGGAACAATGGTTAACGGACCAAAAATACACATCAACGGAAACGCCGGATGGTTTGCAGGAGACAATATGACCAAAGGGGAACTTGTCATTGAAGGCACTGCAGGAGACGGTGCAGGACAGGGCATCTATGGAGGCACAGTAATAGTTAAAGGAAGCGTCGGTTCAAGAACAGGTGAGATAATGAAAGGCGGAACTGTCATAATCGGCGGAAACAGCGGGTACATGACAGGACTTCTCATGATGGGTGGAAGACTCATCATCCTTGGTGATGTGACTGATGATGTTGGTGAATCAATCATGAGAGGAACAATATATGTTCTTGGGGATGTGAAAAGCCTTGGAAAAAATGCTGTTATGGAGAAAACCACACTTGAGGATCAAAATGAGTTAAAAGAGATTCTTGAAAGATATGGTTTTGAACTAACAGACATTGATTATACAAACTTTAAAAAAATCGTTAATATACAATAG
- a CDS encoding glutamine amidotransferase, giving the protein MCGIAGVIYKDKKTHNVGEALTSMLESLQHRGPDSAGYAIYGGLDFLENYYQLNIEVKRKRGALENLKSLLTQFSPIFEEELIVSVGDSDVYKCKIALDDFSLLKPCISEIDELENVRVINGSHSFEMIKDIGKVKDIAERFDVSSRMGTHGIGHTRFATESGVDRYHAHPYQSYIIPDITVVHNGQITNYWKIRDPLERKGHIFESFNDTECIVHYMADKLNQGYKLEEALDQAVIDLDGPFSILVGTPNGIGIAKDKLGLRPGVMVETDEIFAIASEEMALHDVTDSDKIEQIAPGETRAYTI; this is encoded by the coding sequence ATGTGTGGAATAGCAGGTGTAATATACAAAGATAAAAAAACCCACAATGTAGGTGAAGCATTGACATCAATGCTTGAATCACTGCAGCACAGAGGTCCAGATTCCGCAGGTTATGCAATCTACGGAGGTTTGGATTTTCTTGAAAATTATTATCAGTTAAACATTGAAGTTAAAAGAAAAAGAGGAGCATTGGAAAATTTAAAATCATTATTAACACAATTCAGTCCGATATTTGAAGAGGAACTGATTGTGTCAGTTGGAGACTCAGACGTATACAAATGCAAAATAGCATTGGATGACTTTTCACTTCTTAAGCCATGCATAAGTGAAATTGATGAACTTGAAAACGTAAGGGTCATCAACGGTTCACACTCATTTGAAATGATTAAAGACATTGGAAAAGTAAAGGATATTGCAGAAAGGTTTGATGTTTCAAGCCGGATGGGAACTCATGGTATTGGACATACACGCTTTGCAACAGAAAGTGGAGTTGACCGCTATCATGCACACCCATATCAAAGCTACATCATACCGGACATTACTGTAGTCCATAACGGTCAAATCACAAATTACTGGAAAATAAGGGATCCTTTAGAGAGAAAAGGACACATTTTTGAATCATTCAACGACACTGAATGTATTGTTCATTACATGGCGGACAAACTCAATCAGGGCTATAAATTGGAAGAGGCACTGGATCAGGCGGTAATTGATTTGGATGGTCCATTTTCAATACTGGTCGGAACACCTAACGGCATAGGCATTGCAAAGGACAAACTTGGATTAAGACCTGGAGTTATGGTGGAAACCGATGAGATATTTGCAATTGCTTCAGAGGAAATGGCATTGCATGATGTGACAGATTCAGATAAAATCGAACAAATTGCTCCTGGAGAGACAAGGGCTTATACAATTTAA
- the glnA gene encoding type I glutamate--ammonia ligase codes for MSTEDKKLDQIIKTIDANDIKFLKLQFSDIHGLPKSMAVPLKKADDVEDIVKDGLLFDGSSVAGLASINDSDLLAKPDINTFSTIPWRPESKGTSRFICDIFTTEGKPYDGDPRGVLKKSLKLAEERGYQFNMGPEPEFFIIKKDEHGNYVPADEAEYFDVEPLDQGTDIRREIVLGLEKLDFDVEVSHHEVAAGQHEVDFKYADALKTADAVITFKEAVKAVVNNLGFKATFMPKPFLGINGSGMHCNQSLFKDGENIFYDPDTETQISQEALYFIGGLLKHAPALSSILSPTVNSYKRLVPGYEAPCYIAYGFKNRSTLLRIPASRGLGTRIECRSADPSCNPYLAFAVLLEAGLDGMDNKIDPGEPTEENLFAFSEDEIAEKGINSLPTSLWEAYHALEEDEMVKNALGEKVFNQFYSIKRAEWDAYRIQVFDYERDEYLDV; via the coding sequence ATGTCAACCGAAGATAAAAAATTAGATCAGATAATTAAAACAATCGACGCAAATGATATAAAATTTTTGAAACTACAATTCTCAGATATACATGGATTGCCTAAAAGCATGGCTGTACCACTTAAAAAAGCAGATGACGTTGAAGATATAGTAAAAGACGGATTGCTGTTTGACGGTTCATCCGTTGCAGGACTTGCTTCAATCAATGACAGTGACCTTCTTGCAAAACCTGACATCAACACTTTCTCAACAATTCCATGGAGACCTGAATCAAAAGGAACCAGTAGATTCATATGTGATATTTTCACTACAGAAGGAAAACCATATGATGGAGACCCAAGGGGAGTACTTAAAAAATCATTGAAATTGGCTGAAGAAAGGGGATACCAATTCAACATGGGTCCCGAACCGGAATTTTTCATTATCAAAAAAGATGAACATGGAAACTACGTCCCGGCTGATGAAGCAGAATACTTTGATGTGGAACCATTGGATCAGGGAACAGACATCAGAAGAGAAATTGTACTGGGTCTGGAAAAACTCGATTTCGATGTCGAAGTAAGCCACCACGAAGTGGCAGCAGGACAGCATGAAGTTGATTTCAAATATGCAGACGCTTTAAAAACAGCTGATGCAGTAATAACATTTAAGGAAGCTGTAAAAGCAGTTGTCAATAATTTAGGATTTAAAGCAACATTCATGCCAAAACCGTTCCTCGGAATCAACGGTAGCGGAATGCACTGTAATCAGAGCCTATTCAAAGATGGTGAAAACATCTTCTATGACCCTGACACTGAAACCCAGATTTCACAGGAAGCATTATACTTCATTGGAGGATTGCTAAAACACGCACCGGCTTTATCTTCAATCCTATCTCCGACTGTCAACTCATACAAACGTTTGGTACCGGGATATGAGGCACCATGCTACATTGCTTACGGATTTAAAAACAGATCCACTTTACTAAGAATTCCAGCATCCCGTGGATTAGGTACAAGAATCGAATGCAGATCCGCAGACCCATCATGTAACCCATACCTTGCATTTGCAGTATTGCTTGAAGCAGGTTTGGATGGTATGGACAATAAAATCGATCCGGGTGAACCAACTGAAGAAAACCTCTTTGCATTTTCTGAAGATGAAATTGCAGAAAAAGGAATCAACAGCTTGCCAACAAGTCTATGGGAAGCATACCATGCATTGGAGGAAGATGAAATGGTTAAAAACGCTCTTGGAGAAAAAGTGTTCAATCAATTCTACAGCATCAAAAGAGCGGAATGGGATGCATACAGAATACAGGTATTCGATTATGAAAGAGATGAATACCTAGACGTGTAA